From the genome of Paracidovorax avenae:
GCAAGGTGGTCCGGCCGCGGGCAAGGTCCGTTCCGTCCCGGTCACCAACGGGGACGCGAGCGACGCACACCATGCAATGGCCGGGCCGGTGGGGGCGACGGCGCGCTGGTTGGCGAAAGTGGAAGCGCGTGAACGTTCGACGCAGCGGATGGAACCGGGGCAGGAACCTCAGGAGGGTTCCAAGCCCGCGGATTCCGCTTCATCTCAGACCTCAGCTCGCATCTACTACTTCCACCTGCAGCCCAATGGACTGCCTGAGGAAATGAGCGATCGCAATGGCCATCTGGTGTGGCGGGCGCAATACCGCGTGTGGGGCAGCGCGGTTACCGAGGAATGGCAGGCGTTCGATGCAGCAGGTCGTCCCTTGGATGCGCCGATGGCGGAGGCGGGTATCCGGACGCAGGCGGGCGCGGTGCCCCTGCCGCAGAACCTGCGCATGCAGGGGCAGTATCTGGACCGGGAGACGGGTTTGCACTACAACACCTTCCGGTACTATGACGCGGATCTGGGAGCTTTCACCACGCCGGATCCGATCGGGTTGGCCGGCGGAGTGAATTTGCATCGCTACGCTCTAAATCCTTTTGCTTGGATTGACCCTTGGGGTTGGTGTACCAGTAGCGTTAAAAAGGCTCAAAGAGAACTGGATGCAGGAGCCGTCAAGGTAACTGTTAAATCACGAGCAGATGCAGAAATGCTGTTTATGGAGAGATATCTGGGTGATGGGTATTTAAACATGACGGGGGAAAGTGGGCCGTCTACAAAAAATCTTATGGACTGGCGTACCGGGAGATCGACAAAAGAGGGAACATATCATTGGGATACACAAATGGATCCAGCCAATCCTGGTAGGGTTCAGGGGCACGGGCCAACTAATCCCGATGGTGCTATGCCTCACTTGCAAGTGCATGAAATTGGTGGAAAAGTGATTCACATCTTCTTTCCTTGGTAGTATGAATACTATTGATAAAATTTTGCGTGGAAGAATAATGGTTTGTGAGGTTCCATCTGATTCTATTGATAAAAGGCGATGGCTCGAATTACAATTGCAGGATTCGTCGAGGGTGAGTTATCCTTTGAAAACTCCTCCTCATTCAGCGCTTGCATTTTCTTCCTTCTGGCCATCTGTTTCTATAAATGATGCTGAATTTAAATTAAGAATTTCGGATTTTGACACTGAAGATATAGAACGTGGGATGGATCCTTCGTATGAAAATGTTGGTGAATATATAAATATTAAAAACTATGATGATTTGATTTTATGGCTTGATGCACATGGGGTTCGTTTGAGTGACTTTGTGGATTCGGCCGAAACAGATTATCCATTGTGAGATAAGTAGAGCCGGTGAAATTCCCTGACGTATGACCTGCTGTTTTGGCGCAATAAATGGCTCTTTTGTATCGTATTTGCCATCGCAGGGATTGGTAAAATGATGAATGACTCGCTGGAAAAAATTGGAAAATATTATAATTTTGTTGATGAGATGTTTGAATGCATTAGGAGTCATCACGCTGGAGACGGTGCAAAAGATGTGGAGATGGTTTTTTATGCCAGAGATCACTCGGTCTCGGGTGACGTTTGGAGGAATGTGCTGCTGCGTTTGAAGGGCGTGCGGGAGGTTTTTTACTCTGCCAAAGGAGGTCAAAGTAGTGTGATGGTATCAGGAGTTCGCTTGCTGAGCTTCGATGAATTATTGTGCATTGAAGTCGATGGGGTTTATGAGCACGACAAGGAACCGCAGACTATTGAAGAAATTAGAAAATATGGAACTTGATATGCCATCGGGGATAGTGTGGAGATAGTTGAGATGTGATATGTTTTATTTTGAATATGACGGAATTTGAGGTGCAAACCTGAACCCCAGGTAAATTGCGCAGTAGAATGGTGATATAGGAAATTGCAGTTTGAAAAGATGTTGGCCCACGAATCGGCGGGGCCCGCCTCAACTGCCGTGCAGAGGACGCTGCATGAAGCATTCCATTAAGGCCCCTCGGAAGCTGTTTGGTCGCGACCGCGCAGTCCAAGAAGGCAGCCCCGTGCTTGTAATAGATGAGGCTCTCAAGAAAACTTGAAATTTTAAATTGCACTGATTTTTGTTTATTTTCAGAGAAAACAAGAAACCAAATATTTCAAGGTTAAATAATCGAATCTTCATTTATTTGAAAAAATCTTTTCTGCCCTGCAAATGGCACGCGCGTATTTTTTGATCTATATGGGAAGTGCAGAATTTTTGCCCGCGCTGACTATGCGCGGATAGCGTGGTCGGAGACATCTGCGAGCTTGGCCAAAGGCCTCTAAAACTAGGCGGTAGCCGGCCTGTTCTTCAGGCCGCAGCGCTCCCGGCATGCGCCACCCACCCCTTGAAGGTGAACGCGCCATAGAACAGCTCGATGTCCACGAATCCCGCCTCACGGAGCAGATCGGCGTCCTGCTGCGGGGACAGCACCGGCAGTCGTTGCCTGAATGCCGCAATGCCGCCTTCGGCCTGTGTTGCGGGCACGCCGGATGCCGCAGCGAATGCCGCATTGCGTGCGAGCCAGCGATCCCCTGCAGGAATTTCGCTGTCAAAGCTGTGGTGCGCGACGACCAGGGGCGCTCCGGGCTTCGGCCGTGCGCGCAGTTGCTGCAAGGTCCGCAGGCGCTCGGCTGCCGGCAGGAAATGGAGCGTCAGCAGGCAGGTCGCGCCGTCGAAAGGGCCTGCCGGCGCACTGTCGATATAGCCTTCGTGCAGGTGCACGCGCGGCGCGAGCGGGCCGAGGGTCGTGCGGGCAAGGCCAAGCATCTCGGCGGAGGGATCGACACCGTCGAAGCGCCACGCCGGCTGCATCTCGGCGAAGGCCTTCAGTTCCAATCCGCCGCCTGCGCCGAGCACCAGGATGCGGGCGCCGACGCCGCCGCACGATCGGAGAACGGGATCATCGCGTGCGGTATTACGCCGGCTGCGCTGCGAGGGTCTCGGGCCACACCAGCGAACGATGGACCTGTGCGCCTGCCATGGCGCCATGGCCCACGGCCAGGGACAGCGAATGGGGGATTCTCGCCACGTCGCCGCAGGCGAACACCCCGGCCACCGAGGTCTTGTTCTCGGCATCGGTGCGGATTTGCATGCCCATCGGTGTCTCTTCCAGCGCGCAGCCCATGGCTTCGGCGAGCGGACTGGAAGGGGCCGTGCGCGTCGCCGTGAACAGTCCGGCGAAGCGCAGCTGCCGTCCGTCGGCCATTACCACGTCGGCATGTCCTTCGATCCTGTCGATGCGGGCTTCCTCGATGGCCACGCCGCGTCGGGCGAGGGCGGAGCGGGACGCGCCGGTCAGGTCCAGTGCGCGGTTGACAAGCAGGGTCACGTCGCCCCAGCCGGTGAGCAGTTCGGCCTGGTGGACGGACATCGGGCTGGCGCCGACGATGCCGATGCGGCCCTGGCCGAGTTCGTAGCCATGGCAGTACGGGCAATGGAAGACGGCCGTGCCCCAGCGTTCGGCAAGGCCTGCGACGGCGGGAAGCTGGTCGGCCACGCCGGTGGCCAGCAGGATGCGGCGAGCATGGTGCGAGCCGCCGTCGGACGTGGTGACCGCGAATGCATCTGCGGACCCCGTGACGGCCGCGGCTTGCCCTTCCAGCCAGCTCAGTGATGGATAGGCGGCGAGCTGGCGGCGCGCATTCGCCGCGATGTCCTCCGGGGGAACGCCGTCCTGGCCCAGGAATCCGTGCGAATGGCTGGCGAAGCGGTTGCGGCGCTGGCCCGCGTCGATCACCAGCACGGATCGGCGCGCCCGTACCAGTTGCAGGGCGGCAGCCATCCCTGCATAGCTTCCGCCGACGATGATGGCGTCATATCGCATGGTCAACTCCTGGTGCGCCGTGCTGCCGCATGCCGGCGCGCGAAGTCGGCGGCCAGGTCGGCGAGGGTGATTTCCGAAAACCGCTTCAGCAGCAGCGCCTCGGCTTCCGCGAACGTGCTTTCCAGCGCCGCGTTCACCGCTTGCTCCACCAGGCATTCCGGCGATTCGTTGCGGTTGCCGATGGCGAACATGGCGGGCTCGCCCAGCGCTTCGTGCAGTTGGCGCAAGGTGACGGTGCCCAGGTCCGCATGGATGCGCCAGCCGCCCGCGTGGCCTTTGTCCGACGTGACGATGCCCGCCTCCCGCAGGTACCCCATGGTGCGCCGGACGACGACGGGGTTGGTGCCCAGGCATTGGGCGAGGGCGTCGGAGGTCATGCGGCCCTCGTGCTCGGCCATGTGCAGCAGCGCATGCAGGACGGAGGACAGGCGGCTGTCGCGTTTCATGTAACTAATGATATTGCATTACGGGCGACATGTCAAGGCGGGGTGCCGAGCCCGCGCTCGTCCCGGCCTGCCTTCTACGCCGGCCGGGTCAGAAGCATCAGGATATCCGCGTACCAGGCGCAATTGAGCCCGAGCGACTCGTCCCTGGCCAGGTCGCGGGTGAGCATGTCCATGCGCGTGGAATGCACTCCAAGCAACTGCCAGTTCGCCAGCGAGGCTCCGTCTGCCCGTCCGCCGCTCCTGCGCCGCAGGACAGGCGCGCCGCTGCTGCCACTGTGCGTCCTGGCGTCGGTCAGAAAGCAGCCTTGTTGCTGGAAGCGCACGCCATAGGCCGAGGCGATCGATGCGCCGCGGGCCACGGCGAGGTGGTGAACGGTGTCGTGAAACCCCAAAGGAAATCCGACGATCGCCAGGTTGTCTCCCATGGCCACTTCCTCGCCTGCGGGGTCCAGGTGGGATGGGTCGAAGGCTTGCAGCACCGCGTCTCCCGGAAGGCGGCCGGTGTGGATTTCTATGGCGGCGATGTCCACCGGCCCGCCCGTGTCGGTGGCCTGCCGCCACAGCGCGATACCGTGGCCATAGAGCGGTATCGAGAAGGTCGCGTGCAGGGTCAGATTGCGTGCGTCGGTATGCAATCCGATTTCGATGCGGTCCGGGAAGTGGCTGCTGGGCTCGTCGAAAAAGACATGCCGGTTCGTTACCAGGAACAGCAGGCCGTCGCGGCGGAAGAAGAAGCCGCTGGCACCCGTCAGCAACCGGGTTCCGGAGTACGTGCGGATGTGTGTCGTGGCCAGAAGAATGGCTTCGACGGCCTGGCGGGGCGGAATGCTTGCCGCGGTCGTTGCGGCCGACGCAAGCATGGCATGCGTTCTGGCGATGTCCCGTTCGAAGGCGGCCAGCACGTGGTCCGACACAGGGGTGTTCAGAATGACGGTCCGTGCAGCTTCGGCACGCGCCTCGAAAGACCGCGCCAACGTGCCGAGGGTGGCGGGGGGCAGTGCATCCGCGAACGACGGAAGCAACGCGTCCAATGCGATCAGGCTCCCCTTGAGTTCGCAGATGCGCTCGGTGGCCTCCTGCAGATTCTTCATGGCGATGATGCCTTCCAGAAAGGAAAAAGCGCGGACGAGCCGCGCTTTTGAATGGGATGGCCTGAAAGCAGGTTGGCCGGGCCTGGTCGGCCCATGGCCTTTCAGCTCACGACCCGGATGTTGGAGGCTTGCGGACCCTTGGCACCCTGGGTGACTTCGAACTGCACATGCTGGTTCTCGGCCAGCGTCTTGAAGCCGCCGCCCTGGATTTCACGGAAGTGGGCAAAGAGATCCTTGCTGCCGTCGTCGGGGGCGATGAAGCCGAAGCCCTTGCCTTCGTTGAACCATTTCACGATGCCGGTTTGTGTGGTCATGTCGATTTCCTTTCGAGATTGCCGGAAGCCAAAAACGCATCCGGCGAAGAGACGCCAAGAAAATCACCAAGGGAGGTTCGACACAGCCGCCGGAAAAACCGGGAGAAGCGGAAAAAAACCGATGCAATGAAGGCCTTGCACATATCAACGAGCCCATGGTACGCCCATTGCCGACCGCGTGCCGGTTTCTCGAATTTATATTTTCCGGGCCGGGTTGTCCGCTGGCGCCCGGTGCTTGCAGGCAGGGCCCGCGTGCCGGCGCACAGGCCGTGGCCTGGCGCCCATGCGCGGCGAGGGCGACCGGCCATCCCGCTCAGTCGGGATCGCCGCCACGTCCTGCCTGGGGAAAGAGGTGCAGCGCGGCGTACTGCAGCAGCATGATCGTCTTGCCGTCGCGTATCGACCCGGATTCGATCATGGCCAGCGCGTCGGCGATGCCGATCTCCAGCACGGCGATGTCCTCGCCTTCGGCCGCGATGCCGCCGCCCGATGATTGCCGGTCTCCGGGCTGGTATTCACCGACGAAGAAATGCAGGCGCTCGGTCACCGATCCGGGGCTCATGAACGCATCGAACACCTGGCGCACCTCGCGCACGCGGAAACCCGTTTCCTCTTCCACTTCGGCGCGGATGCGGTCTTCGGGCGCGGCGTCGTCGAGCAGGCCCGCAGGCGTTTCGATCAGCAGGTCGTCGTGGCCGTTCACGAACGCGGGATAGCGGAACTGCCGGGTGAGGATGACGGTGCGGCGCTGCAGGTCGTAGAGGAGGATCGTCGCCCCGTTGCCCCGGTCGTAGGTTTCGCGCGACTGGCGCTGCCAGCTGCCGTCGCTGCGCTGGAAGGAGAACGTGGTCTTCTTCAGGACGTACCAGTCGTCCGAGAGGGTGGTGACATCTTCGATGCGGATACGGTGGGCGATGCTCAACGGGGTCTCCTGCCGCCTGGCGAGGCGGTGTCCCGGCAGTCTATCCACTGGCCGCGGATGCCCGCCGGGACGGTGCCGGGCAGGAGCACGGCCCCTGCCCATGGCGGCGCGCGGCTAGGCGCCCGGCTGCCGGCCGGGCCCGTGTCCCGAGGCCCGCTGCACGGCCTGGTCATCCATGAGTTCGTACCACATCGCGTTCAGCACGGCGAAGGCGGCGGCCAGGAGCAGGCCGAGTATCCAGGCGAAGTACCACATGGTGTTGTCCTTTCAGCATTCAGTCATTGATGGATCGGTTCGTTCATCCGGGGAGGGCGGGGCGGTCAGTAGGCGTGGTCGCCGTGGGTGATGTCGTGCGCGCGCACCTTGCCCCACATCACGCGGTACACCCAGCTGGTGTAGGCCAGGATCAGCGGGACGAAGATGACCGCGCACACCAGCATGATGAAGAGCGTCAGGTGGCTGGACGAGGCGTCCCACACCATGAGCGACGAGCGCGGGTCCAGCGAGGACGGCACGATGAACGGGAACATCGAGGCGCCGACGCTCAGCACGATGCCGGCCACGGACAGGCCGCTGAAGACGATCGTGATGCCCTCCCACCGGGCGCGCAGGCCGGCGAGTGCCAGGAACGCGCCGGCGAAGCCCAGCGCGGGTGCCAGCATCGTCCACGGATGGCGCGCGTAGTTGGCGAACCAGCCGCCGGCCACGCCCGAGGCCACGGTCTTGGCCAGGGGATTGGAAGGGCCGTCGGCCACGTGGGCGCTGGTGAGCTGGTAGCCACCCACCAGCTTCCACAGCAGCACGCCGGCCAGCGCGTAGAGCGCGATGGTGGCGATGGCGGCCGCGGTGGCGAAGCGGCGCGAGCGATCAGCCACGGGGCCTTCGGTCTTGAGCGCCAGCCAGGCGCCGCCGTGCATGGCCAGCATGGCCACGGAGACCAGCCCTGCCAGCAGCGCGAACGGGTTCAGCAGGCCGGGGAAGCTGCCTTCATAGACCATGCGCATGTCCCCCGTGAAGCGGAAGGGCACGCCCTGCAGCACGTTGCCCAGGGCCACGCCGAAGATCAGCGCGGGCACGAAGCCGCCGATGAACAGCGCCCAGTCCCAGGTCCCGCGCCATGCGGCGCCCTCGCGCTTGCTGCGGTACTTGAAACCCACGGGCCGCAGGATCAGCGCGAACAGGGTGGCGAACATCGCCAGGTAGAAGCCCGAGAACGACATCGCGTAAATGTGCGGCCAGGCGGCGAAGATGGCGCCGCCGCCCAGGATCAGCCAGACCTGGTTGCCTTCCCACACGGGGCCGACGGTGTTGATGACCACGCGGCGCTCCAGGTCGGTGCGCGCCACGAAGGGCAGCAGCGTGCCCACGCCCAGGTCGAAGCCGTCGGTGACGGCGAAGCCCACCAGCAGCACGCCCAGCAGCAGCCACCAGATGACGCGCAGGGTGTCGTAGTCGAGAAGGGTATGAAGAATCATGCTGCGTCTCCGGCGGGTTCGAAGGTGGTGGGTTGCGACGTGCCGGGGGGCACGGCGCCGATCAGCGGCGCGGCGGCGCCGTGCGAGAGGGGCGTTTCTGGTTCCGGCCCCTTGCGGATGGCCTTGAGCATGAGCTTCATCTCCACCACGATCAGCACCGTGTAGATGGCGGCGAAGCCCAGCAGCGTGAACAGCACGGTGCCCGCGCCCAGTTCGGACACGGCCACGGCCGTGGGCAGCACGCCTTCCACGGCCCAGGGCTGGCGGCCCAGCTCGGCCACGATCCAGCCGCACTCGGCGGCGATCCAGGGCAGGGGGATGGACCACACGGCCAGCTTCAGCAGCCAGGGATGGGCATCGAGCCGGCGACGGGCCGAGAGCCAGAAGAAGACGGCGTTGAGCACGATGAAGAACATGCCCAGTCCCACCATCACCCGGAACGACCAGTAGAGCGGCGCGACCTGCGGCACCGTGTCCCAGGCGGCCTGGGCGATCTGCGCCTCGGTGGCCCGGCGCGGGTCGTCCACGTAGCGCTTGAGGAGCAGGGCGTAGCCCAGCCGGCGGCCGTGCAGCTCGAACACCATGCGGGCATGGTTCGGGATGGCCGCGTCCGAGCCGGCGGCGCGGATCTGCTGCAGCGCGTCGTAGGCCTGGATGCCGTCGCGGATGTTGCCCTCGGCCTGCTTGACCAGATTGTTGATGCCGGGGATCTGCGTATCCAGCGATCGCGTGCCGATGAGACCCATCACCCAGGGGATGTGCACCGCGTAGTGTGTCTTGCGCGCTTCCTGGTCGGGCCAGCCGATGGCGGTGAACGATGCCGGCGCGGGCTCGGTGTCCCACATGGCCTCGACCGCCGCGAGCTTCATCTTCTGGTGTTCGCTGGTGGCATAGCCGCTCTCGTCGCCCAGCACCACCACCGACAAAGAGGCTGCCAGGCCGAACGAGGCGGCCACGGTCATCGAGCGCCTGGCCAGCTCGACGTGCCGGCCCCGGCGCAGGTACCAGGCCGAAACGCCCAGCACGAAGAGCGCCGCGATCGTGTAGCCCGCCGATACGGTGTGCACGAACTTGGCCTGCGCCACCGGGTTGAACACCACGTCGTAGAAGCTGTCCACTTCCATGCGCAGGGTCTGCGGGTTGAGCTTCGCACCCACGGGGTTCTGCATCCAGCCATTGGCGATCAGGATCCACAGGGCCGAGAAGTTGGTGCCCAGTGCGACCAGCCAGGTCACCACGCAATGCGCCACCTTGGACATGCGCTCCCAGCCGAAGAAGAACATGCCGACGAAGGTCGCCTCCAGGAAGAAGGCCATCAGCCCTTCGATGGCCAGCGGCGCGCCGAAGACGTCGCCCACGTAGTGGCTGTAGTAGCTCCAGT
Proteins encoded in this window:
- a CDS encoding class I SAM-dependent methyltransferase, with protein sequence MLVLGAGGGLELKAFAEMQPAWRFDGVDPSAEMLGLARTTLGPLAPRVHLHEGYIDSAPAGPFDGATCLLTLHFLPAAERLRTLQQLRARPKPGAPLVVAHHSFDSEIPAGDRWLARNAAFAAASGVPATQAEGGIAAFRQRLPVLSPQQDADLLREAGFVDIELFYGAFTFKGWVAHAGSAAA
- a CDS encoding NAD(P)/FAD-dependent oxidoreductase encodes the protein MRYDAIIVGGSYAGMAAALQLVRARRSVLVIDAGQRRNRFASHSHGFLGQDGVPPEDIAANARRQLAAYPSLSWLEGQAAAVTGSADAFAVTTSDGGSHHARRILLATGVADQLPAVAGLAERWGTAVFHCPYCHGYELGQGRIGIVGASPMSVHQAELLTGWGDVTLLVNRALDLTGASRSALARRGVAIEEARIDRIEGHADVVMADGRQLRFAGLFTATRTAPSSPLAEAMGCALEETPMGMQIRTDAENKTSVAGVFACGDVARIPHSLSLAVGHGAMAGAQVHRSLVWPETLAAQPA
- a CDS encoding Rrf2 family transcriptional regulator, coding for MKRDSRLSSVLHALLHMAEHEGRMTSDALAQCLGTNPVVVRRTMGYLREAGIVTSDKGHAGGWRIHADLGTVTLRQLHEALGEPAMFAIGNRNESPECLVEQAVNAALESTFAEAEALLLKRFSEITLADLAADFARRHAAARRTRS
- a CDS encoding trypsin-like peptidase domain-containing protein — encoded protein: MKNLQEATERICELKGSLIALDALLPSFADALPPATLGTLARSFEARAEAARTVILNTPVSDHVLAAFERDIARTHAMLASAATTAASIPPRQAVEAILLATTHIRTYSGTRLLTGASGFFFRRDGLLFLVTNRHVFFDEPSSHFPDRIEIGLHTDARNLTLHATFSIPLYGHGIALWRQATDTGGPVDIAAIEIHTGRLPGDAVLQAFDPSHLDPAGEEVAMGDNLAIVGFPLGFHDTVHHLAVARGASIASAYGVRFQQQGCFLTDARTHSGSSGAPVLRRRSGGRADGASLANWQLLGVHSTRMDMLTRDLARDESLGLNCAWYADILMLLTRPA
- a CDS encoding cold-shock protein, encoding MTTQTGIVKWFNEGKGFGFIAPDDGSKDLFAHFREIQGGGFKTLAENQHVQFEVTQGAKGPQASNIRVVS
- a CDS encoding NUDIX domain-containing protein is translated as MSIAHRIRIEDVTTLSDDWYVLKKTTFSFQRSDGSWQRQSRETYDRGNGATILLYDLQRRTVILTRQFRYPAFVNGHDDLLIETPAGLLDDAAPEDRIRAEVEEETGFRVREVRQVFDAFMSPGSVTERLHFFVGEYQPGDRQSSGGGIAAEGEDIAVLEIGIADALAMIESGSIRDGKTIMLLQYAALHLFPQAGRGGDPD
- the cydX gene encoding cytochrome bd-I oxidase subunit CydX, giving the protein MWYFAWILGLLLAAAFAVLNAMWYELMDDQAVQRASGHGPGRQPGA
- the cydB gene encoding cytochrome d ubiquinol oxidase subunit II codes for the protein MILHTLLDYDTLRVIWWLLLGVLLVGFAVTDGFDLGVGTLLPFVARTDLERRVVINTVGPVWEGNQVWLILGGGAIFAAWPHIYAMSFSGFYLAMFATLFALILRPVGFKYRSKREGAAWRGTWDWALFIGGFVPALIFGVALGNVLQGVPFRFTGDMRMVYEGSFPGLLNPFALLAGLVSVAMLAMHGGAWLALKTEGPVADRSRRFATAAAIATIALYALAGVLLWKLVGGYQLTSAHVADGPSNPLAKTVASGVAGGWFANYARHPWTMLAPALGFAGAFLALAGLRARWEGITIVFSGLSVAGIVLSVGASMFPFIVPSSLDPRSSLMVWDASSSHLTLFIMLVCAVIFVPLILAYTSWVYRVMWGKVRAHDITHGDHAY
- a CDS encoding cytochrome ubiquinol oxidase subunit I, with protein sequence MDLDVVGLSRLQFAMTALYHFLFVPLTIGLAVLLAIMETVYVMTGRTVWRQMTKFWGVLFGINFALGVSTGIVMEFQFGMNWSYYSHYVGDVFGAPLAIEGLMAFFLEATFVGMFFFGWERMSKVAHCVVTWLVALGTNFSALWILIANGWMQNPVGAKLNPQTLRMEVDSFYDVVFNPVAQAKFVHTVSAGYTIAALFVLGVSAWYLRRGRHVELARRSMTVAASFGLAASLSVVVLGDESGYATSEHQKMKLAAVEAMWDTEPAPASFTAIGWPDQEARKTHYAVHIPWVMGLIGTRSLDTQIPGINNLVKQAEGNIRDGIQAYDALQQIRAAGSDAAIPNHARMVFELHGRRLGYALLLKRYVDDPRRATEAQIAQAAWDTVPQVAPLYWSFRVMVGLGMFFIVLNAVFFWLSARRRLDAHPWLLKLAVWSIPLPWIAAECGWIVAELGRQPWAVEGVLPTAVAVSELGAGTVLFTLLGFAAIYTVLIVVEMKLMLKAIRKGPEPETPLSHGAAAPLIGAVPPGTSQPTTFEPAGDAA